ATCTTCTGGTCGGCGGTGTTCTACCGGAAGAAGGCCTCCGACACCGATCTGCCGCGCCAGTTCGGCTACAACATGCCGCTGGAACTGGTGCTGACGGTGATCCCGTTCCTGATCATCTCGGGCCTGTTCTACTTCACCGTCCGGGTGCAGGAGACGATGCTGCACAAGGAACCCGATCCCGAGGTGGTCATCGACGTGACCGCCTTCCAGTGGAACTGGAAGTTCGGCTACAACAAGGTGGACTTCCACGACGGCACCTACACCTACGACGGCGCCGACCCGGAGGCGGCCGCGGCGCTGGCCTCGGGTCCGTCGGGCGTGCAGGGTGAGCACGGCGGTGAGTGGGGCACCATCGCCGGCAAGAACCCTGAGGACCGCAGCTACCTGCCGTTCGACGAGGTCGAGACGCTGGGCACCTCCACCGAGATCCCGGTGCTGGTGCTGCCGGCCGGCAAGCGCATCGAGTTCCGGCTGGCCTCCGCCGACGTCATCCACACCTTCTGGGTGCCGGAGTTCCTGTTCAAGCGCGACGTGTTCCCGGATCCGCGGCCGAACAACTCCGACCCGGTGTTCCAGGTCAGCGAGATCGATCAGACCGGTGCGTTCGTCGGCCGGTGCGCCGAGCTGTGCGGCACCTACCACTCGATGATGAACTTCGAGGTCCGCGTGGTCGAGCCGAACGAGTTCAAGGCCTACCTGGATCAGCGCCGGGCCGGTAAGACCAACGCGCAGGCGCTGCAGGCCATCGGCCAAGAGCCGTTCGCCATCACCACCCGTCCGTTCGACACCCGCCGCGGCGAGCTGGCTCCGCAGCTGACGGCGGCCAGCAAGTAGAGGCGAGCAAGTAGAGGATCTGCCATGCATATCGAAGCTCGGCTGTTCGAGTTCCTGACCGCGTTCTTCGTCCTGGCCGCCATCGTCTACGGGGTCCTGACCCACCTGTTCGGACCGGGCGGGGTCGAGTGGGCCGGCACCACCGCGCTGGTGATGACCGCGGGCCTGTCGCTGATCAGCGGCACCTTCTTCCGGTTCGTGGCGCGCCGGCTGGACACCCGGCCGGAGGACTACGAGGACGCCGAGATCAGCGACGGCGCCGGGGAGCTCGGCTTCTACGCCCCGCGCAGCTGGTGGCCGATCCTGGTGGCCGGCGCCGCGTCGGTCACCGCTGTCGGTGTCGCGCTGTGGCTGCCGTGGCTGATCGTGGCCGGGGTGTGCCTGGTGATCGCCGCGGTGAGCGGGCTGACCTTCGAGTTTTACACCGGACCCGAAAAGCATTGACCAGTCGCCGGTCAGGTCAGCGAACGGTCACAAAGGGCCATCGTTTCGCCCGCTGAGCGTGCTGCGAGATTCAACCGGATCACGACTTTGGGTAGTGTTGCCAAGGCACGGTTAGCCGTCCGTGGTCTCCGCGACCGCGGACGGCTGTTGCCGGTTGGGTTGTCGAGAAGGATAAAGCGCAGATGAGCGGGCCTAACTCCCCGGACAACGAAGGGTCCGACGTCCCGGAACAGGAGCCGGGCAGCGAATCCAGCGGACCGGAGACAGGCGAAACCGTCGCATACGCCCAGGCGTACTCGGCACCGGAGTCCGAGCACTACACCGCCGGACCGTACATTCCGCCGGACCCCGCCCTGTACGACTACGACGACTACGAACAGACCGAGCTCGTCGAGCAACTGGATCCGCCGCGCTGGCCGTGGGTGGTCGGCGTGCTGACCATCGTCGCCGCCATTGCCCTGGTCGTCTCGGTCTCCCTGCTGGTGACCCGCAGCGACACCAGCACCCTGGCCGAGCCCAAGACCTCGACGACGACCGCGCCGCCGCCACCGCCGGTGCAGGACGAGATCACCACCACCACCACCACCCCGCCGGAGCCGCCGCCGCCCCCACCGCCGAGCAGCGAGCCGCCGCCGCCTCCGCCGCCGGAGACGGTGACCGTGACCCAGGAGCCGGTAGCCCCGCCCCCGCCGCCGGAGACCACCGAGGCGCCGCCTCCGCCCCCGGAGACGACGGAGTCCACGCCGCCGCCGCCGACCACCACCCGGTCGGGGCCGCGCCAGGTTACCTACTCGGTCACCGGCACGAAGGCGCCCGGCGACATCATCACGGTGACCTACATCGACGCCAACGGGCGCGCACGCACCATCCGCAATGTCCACATCCCGTGGTCGTTCACGGTGACTCCGATCTCGCTGTCCGAGGTCGGGTCGGTGCAGGCGTCGAGCCTGTTCCTGGTGAGCCGGCTGAACTGCTCGATCACCACCAGCGACGGCGTCGTGCTGTCGTCGAACACCAGTAACTCCGCACAGACAAGTTGCTAATGACCTATGACATCGACGCCGCGGGTTCCTCCGGGCTGACCGCGGGCCTGTTCTCCGGCGATCTCAGCCGGTTCGATCGCACCGACCGAATTCTGCTGGGTTCCTGCGCGGGGGTCTGGCTGACCGCGCTGGGAACGGGTGTGGCCGCCGGGGTCGCGCTGACCAACCTCGCCGGCGGCGGCCAGGGGGCAGCGGGCGACGACGGCACTCCGTGGGGCCTGTACAGCGTCATCGGGGTGTCGGCGGCCGTGATCGCCGGTGCGGTGCCACTGCTGCT
The window above is part of the Mycolicibacterium hassiacum DSM 44199 genome. Proteins encoded here:
- a CDS encoding cytochrome c oxidase subunit 4, with amino-acid sequence MHIEARLFEFLTAFFVLAAIVYGVLTHLFGPGGVEWAGTTALVMTAGLSLISGTFFRFVARRLDTRPEDYEDAEISDGAGELGFYAPRSWWPILVAGAASVTAVGVALWLPWLIVAGVCLVIAAVSGLTFEFYTGPEKH
- a CDS encoding MmpS family transport accessory protein; the protein is MSGPNSPDNEGSDVPEQEPGSESSGPETGETVAYAQAYSAPESEHYTAGPYIPPDPALYDYDDYEQTELVEQLDPPRWPWVVGVLTIVAAIALVVSVSLLVTRSDTSTLAEPKTSTTTAPPPPPVQDEITTTTTTPPEPPPPPPPSSEPPPPPPPETVTVTQEPVAPPPPPETTEAPPPPPETTESTPPPPTTTRSGPRQVTYSVTGTKAPGDIITVTYIDANGRARTIRNVHIPWSFTVTPISLSEVGSVQASSLFLVSRLNCSITTSDGVVLSSNTSNSAQTSC
- the ctaC gene encoding aa3-type cytochrome oxidase subunit II, producing the protein MTPRGVKVVALSVVLGAMSLVLSGCDWSEVLGLGWPRGITPEAHDNRELWIGSVIASLVVGAIVYLLIFWSAVFYRKKASDTDLPRQFGYNMPLELVLTVIPFLIISGLFYFTVRVQETMLHKEPDPEVVIDVTAFQWNWKFGYNKVDFHDGTYTYDGADPEAAAALASGPSGVQGEHGGEWGTIAGKNPEDRSYLPFDEVETLGTSTEIPVLVLPAGKRIEFRLASADVIHTFWVPEFLFKRDVFPDPRPNNSDPVFQVSEIDQTGAFVGRCAELCGTYHSMMNFEVRVVEPNEFKAYLDQRRAGKTNAQALQAIGQEPFAITTRPFDTRRGELAPQLTAASK